The following proteins come from a genomic window of Proteiniphilum propionicum:
- a CDS encoding polysaccharide biosynthesis protein: MSKYKDKTLLITGGTGSFGNAVLNRFLDTPNFKEIRIFSRDEKKQDDMRHALQNPKVKFYIGDVRDKRSVDGAMDGVDYLFHAAALKQVPSCEFFPMQAVRTNVIGTENVLDSAVEHGVKNVVVLSTDKAAYPINAMGISKAMMEKVAIAKGRQLGVEAKTTICCTRYGNVMGSRGSVIPLWIDQIKEGKDITITDPGMTRYMMTLEDAVDLVLYAFENGVNGDLFVQKAPAATLSVLANALKELLKANNEVKTIGTRHGEKLYETLVTREEMAKSIDMGNYYRIPCDARDLNYDKYFIEGEEKISAFEDYHSHNTHRLSLDEMMKLLLKLDVIKENIPG; this comes from the coding sequence ATGTCTAAATACAAAGATAAAACCCTTTTAATAACCGGAGGTACTGGTTCTTTTGGTAATGCAGTACTAAATAGATTTTTAGATACTCCTAATTTTAAGGAAATTAGAATATTCAGTCGTGACGAAAAAAAACAAGATGATATGCGTCATGCATTACAAAATCCTAAAGTAAAGTTTTATATAGGGGACGTTCGCGATAAACGTTCTGTTGATGGAGCAATGGATGGGGTTGATTATTTATTTCATGCTGCAGCACTTAAACAGGTTCCTTCGTGTGAGTTTTTTCCTATGCAAGCTGTACGTACTAATGTTATAGGTACTGAAAATGTTTTGGATTCGGCAGTTGAGCATGGTGTTAAGAATGTTGTTGTGCTCAGCACAGATAAAGCTGCTTATCCAATTAATGCAATGGGTATTAGTAAAGCTATGATGGAGAAAGTGGCAATTGCCAAAGGCAGACAGCTTGGAGTGGAAGCAAAGACTACAATTTGTTGTACTCGTTATGGCAATGTAATGGGAAGCCGTGGTTCTGTTATTCCTTTATGGATTGATCAAATTAAAGAGGGTAAGGATATTACTATTACCGATCCTGGAATGACTCGTTACATGATGACTCTGGAGGATGCAGTAGATTTAGTTTTGTATGCATTCGAAAATGGTGTTAATGGTGATTTGTTTGTTCAAAAAGCACCTGCTGCAACATTATCGGTATTAGCTAATGCTTTAAAAGAACTTCTTAAAGCGAATAATGAAGTTAAAACAATTGGTACAAGGCATGGTGAAAAGCTATACGAGACTTTAGTTACAAGGGAAGAAATGGCAAAGTCTATTGATATGGGTAATTATTACAGAATTCCTTGTGATGCTCGTGATTTGAATTACGATAAATACTTTATTGAGGGTGAGGAGAAGATTTCTGCTTTTGAAGATTATCACTCTCATAATACTCATAGATTATCGTTAGATGAAATGATGAAGCTATTACTGAAATTGGATGTCATAAAAGAAAATATTCCTGGATGA
- a CDS encoding O-antigen polymerase, producing the protein MSNTYLVINIIIWFITLLLYFKIKRNIDSGFVILASFFIYSISSLIAFNSTQIYNELKIFPFIYLYLMIVLFIYPVLKNYNSRNIIIEKPNKKLFYSIAILYMTSSILFFIFKINGIYEGILNIISNPSAGADIYRDTMDNSYDVGDGIITNVFAIISNIFSDIGILLFFYYLTLKNKNKYILIGLSFSIIASIFAPIAQSQRGPAVDRLLTVIIAYFTLKDFIPYTIKKRIKTISLVVVVIFTIPIAAITISRFEHREGGAKGSVFLYTGMQNLNFNNYAFDNGGLRYGDRTFPLFKRILGYEDVPFNFWERRYKYPNLKINDEVFIGFVGDFVLDFGPWVAAIIFIVFSINTNHKTRIRNKTLQFHQLILLYFVMCVSIQGGIKLFSFSDTGGNLKLIAFLLVYILFKFDYIYSRQIKNYN; encoded by the coding sequence ATGAGTAATACTTATTTAGTAATTAACATAATAATATGGTTTATAACTTTATTGTTATATTTCAAGATTAAAAGGAATATTGATTCGGGTTTTGTCATATTGGCGTCTTTTTTTATATACTCTATTTCTTCATTAATTGCTTTTAATTCCACTCAAATATATAATGAATTGAAAATATTTCCTTTCATTTATTTATATTTGATGATAGTGCTTTTTATTTACCCAGTATTAAAAAATTACAACAGTAGAAATATAATTATTGAAAAACCAAACAAAAAACTGTTTTATTCAATTGCAATATTATATATGACTTCATCAATATTGTTTTTTATTTTTAAAATCAATGGTATATATGAAGGGATTTTAAATATTATTTCTAATCCTTCGGCAGGTGCAGATATATATAGAGATACAATGGACAATAGTTATGACGTTGGTGATGGAATAATTACGAATGTTTTCGCAATTATTTCAAATATATTCTCAGATATTGGTATTCTTTTATTTTTTTATTATTTAACATTAAAGAACAAGAATAAATATATATTGATTGGACTTTCATTTTCTATAATTGCTAGTATATTCGCTCCAATCGCACAGTCTCAAAGAGGACCTGCTGTTGACAGATTGCTCACAGTAATAATAGCATATTTTACTTTAAAAGATTTCATTCCTTATACAATTAAAAAGAGAATCAAAACTATCAGTCTTGTAGTAGTTGTAATTTTCACGATACCAATCGCAGCAATTACAATAAGTCGTTTCGAGCATAGAGAAGGAGGAGCAAAAGGTTCTGTCTTTTTATATACAGGAATGCAAAATTTAAATTTCAATAACTATGCTTTTGATAATGGAGGATTAAGATATGGAGATAGAACATTTCCCTTATTTAAAAGAATATTAGGATATGAAGATGTTCCTTTTAATTTTTGGGAAAGAAGATATAAATATCCAAATTTAAAAATCAATGATGAGGTTTTTATAGGATTTGTTGGCGATTTTGTGCTTGATTTCGGTCCTTGGGTTGCGGCTATAATTTTCATTGTTTTTTCAATAAATACTAATCACAAAACAAGAATAAGAAATAAGACTCTACAATTTCATCAATTAATCCTTCTATATTTTGTTATGTGTGTAAGTATACAAGGTGGAATTAAATTATTTTCATTCTCAGACACAGGTGGAAATTTGAAACTAATTGCTTTTTTACTTGTATATATATTATTCAAATTTGACTATATATACTCCAGGCAGATTAAGAATTACAATTAA
- a CDS encoding MATE family efflux transporter has translation MSNISKTKRIAKNTTFITIRMIVVMIINLYIVRVVLDALGVEDYGIFNVVAGVITSLSFLSNVLATSTQRFYSMALGEDNNERFKNIFSASINIYIIFSILVLIVGETIGLWFVNNQLVIPETRMIAVNYVYQFSIFSFIFSILQVPFLSAIISHEDVQIYAIINICEWILKLTSATLLFIIPFDKLIVYSGSLFIIPLLVLLAYFFFTRHKYLYCHYVLYREIKLYKELLSFSGWSLYGSVASVGMNQVNTILVNLFFGPLVNTSRAIALQINSALNSFTSNVLLPLRPPMVKSYSEGDYIFLNKIFNLSNKFIYYLLLMICVPLMFEMEIILKLWLNIDDFQTVLFSRLIIIYMFIMSLNNPISIIIQATGHVKEYHTKVEIFTFLCVPATYVLFKIGYPAHTTFITMIIAAILSHITRLICLKKYYKPFSYNEYIYSFILPAILVTVLTSTIVFIIHSYFFNILFRLLLVLSTSFISTAIFAIIFGLTKSEKFFLRGFIIKSK, from the coding sequence ATGAGTAATATTTCTAAAACTAAGCGTATTGCTAAAAATACAACCTTTATAACTATAAGAATGATAGTCGTAATGATTATCAACTTGTACATTGTAAGGGTTGTATTAGATGCTCTTGGTGTTGAGGATTATGGTATATTTAATGTAGTCGCTGGGGTTATTACATCACTTAGCTTTTTAAGTAATGTGCTTGCAACAAGTACACAGAGGTTTTATTCAATGGCATTAGGTGAAGATAATAACGAGCGTTTTAAAAACATATTTTCAGCTAGTATCAATATCTATATTATATTTTCAATTTTAGTATTAATAGTTGGTGAAACAATTGGATTGTGGTTTGTAAATAATCAATTAGTTATACCTGAGACAAGAATGATTGCCGTTAATTATGTTTATCAATTTTCAATATTTTCATTTATATTTTCAATACTACAAGTGCCATTTTTATCAGCAATAATTTCACATGAGGACGTTCAAATATATGCAATAATTAATATATGCGAATGGATTCTGAAATTAACATCTGCAACTTTATTATTCATTATCCCATTTGATAAATTAATTGTATATAGTGGTTCTCTCTTTATTATTCCTTTATTGGTATTATTAGCTTATTTTTTTTTTACACGACATAAGTATCTTTATTGCCATTATGTTTTATATCGTGAAATAAAACTATATAAAGAGTTACTTTCATTTTCAGGATGGTCTTTATATGGTTCAGTCGCTAGTGTTGGTATGAATCAGGTTAATACAATTCTTGTGAATCTATTCTTTGGTCCATTGGTAAACACTTCCAGAGCGATTGCTTTACAAATTAATTCTGCATTAAATTCTTTTACATCAAATGTTTTGTTACCTCTAAGACCACCTATGGTTAAATCGTACTCAGAGGGAGATTATATTTTTTTGAATAAAATATTTAATTTAAGCAATAAATTCATATATTATTTATTATTGATGATATGTGTTCCACTGATGTTTGAGATGGAAATTATTTTAAAATTGTGGCTTAATATTGATGACTTTCAAACAGTTTTATTCTCAAGGTTAATTATAATATACATGTTTATTATGTCATTGAACAATCCAATTTCAATAATAATCCAAGCCACAGGTCATGTAAAAGAATATCACACAAAAGTTGAAATATTCACGTTTTTATGTGTTCCAGCTACTTATGTTTTGTTTAAAATTGGCTATCCTGCACATACTACTTTTATTACTATGATTATAGCAGCAATTTTATCTCATATAACTAGATTGATTTGTTTAAAAAAATACTACAAACCATTTAGTTATAATGAATACATCTACTCTTTTATTTTACCAGCTATTCTAGTTACTGTTTTAACTTCAACTATTGTTTTTATTATACATAGCTACTTTTTTAATATTTTATTTCGTTTACTTTTAGTTCTATCAACATCTTTTATTAGTACTGCTATTTTTGCAATAATATTTGGCTTAACTAAAAGTGAAAAATTTTTTTTAAGAGGATTTATAATTAAGAGTAAATAA
- a CDS encoding glycosyltransferase family 2 protein, whose protein sequence is MIEKMEYPLFTVIIPQKNREEFIAHTLKTCMIQDYPNFEIIVSDDCSEDNSVGVIKELAKIDSRIKLFAHQKHLGMRENFEFALHQVKSGYVISLGGDDGLVPGSIWKMYNILTFTKKELLTWPHARFSYPIKKNGNNIFYIKRKKNKGVKIIDSTHFLNKLTENFLYQIDECPMIYIKGVASIEIINKVKSRTPDNCFYSCPTPDGFSGIVLAGEVENYAYTNEPLSIGGNSIKSQGANYRRTDKNSKIEALQFFNDNIQRTMHKDLASQPYSPLEPLMTADYLLTARDLPGWPGKFKPFSFEALIRASFRFLEKSNYENEVLIRELKIIRNIAIQHELVDLFENLMKSTKRKVIRAENVYGFAITNSIRFDGKELGIENIYDASLATNFVYNFYNKFSIKMLVNLIKNTYKIIRRTKRYDIEQLPQIDN, encoded by the coding sequence ATGATTGAAAAAATGGAATATCCTTTATTTACTGTTATAATACCTCAAAAAAATAGGGAAGAATTTATTGCACATACATTGAAAACATGTATGATACAAGATTACCCGAACTTTGAGATAATTGTATCAGACGATTGTAGTGAAGATAACTCAGTCGGAGTTATCAAAGAACTAGCTAAAATTGATTCTCGTATAAAATTATTTGCTCATCAAAAGCATCTTGGAATGCGAGAGAATTTTGAATTTGCTCTTCATCAAGTCAAATCAGGATATGTAATTTCATTGGGGGGTGATGATGGACTTGTCCCTGGTTCTATATGGAAAATGTATAATATTCTAACATTTACTAAAAAAGAATTGTTAACGTGGCCTCATGCTCGTTTTAGTTATCCAATAAAAAAGAATGGTAATAATATTTTTTATATAAAAAGGAAGAAGAATAAAGGGGTTAAAATTATTGACTCAACTCACTTCTTAAATAAATTGACAGAGAACTTTTTGTATCAGATTGATGAATGTCCTATGATATATATTAAAGGTGTTGCTTCAATTGAAATTATAAATAAAGTAAAATCAAGAACTCCTGATAATTGTTTTTATTCATGTCCCACTCCCGATGGGTTTTCAGGTATTGTATTAGCAGGTGAAGTAGAGAATTATGCTTACACTAATGAGCCCTTGTCTATAGGGGGGAACTCTATTAAGTCTCAAGGAGCAAATTATCGCAGAACAGATAAAAACTCTAAAATAGAAGCTCTTCAATTCTTTAATGATAATATTCAAAGGACAATGCATAAAGATCTTGCTTCACAACCATACTCACCATTAGAACCTTTGATGACAGCAGATTATTTGTTAACCGCTAGAGATTTACCTGGATGGCCAGGAAAGTTTAAACCTTTTTCTTTCGAAGCTTTAATACGTGCTTCTTTTCGATTTTTAGAGAAAAGCAATTATGAGAATGAAGTATTAATCAGAGAATTGAAAATTATAAGAAATATTGCAATCCAACACGAACTTGTGGATTTGTTTGAAAATTTAATGAAGTCTACAAAAAGAAAAGTTATAAGAGCTGAAAATGTTTACGGTTTTGCAATAACTAATTCTATTAGGTTTGATGGTAAAGAATTGGGAATTGAGAATATATATGACGCTTCACTTGCTACTAACTTTGTTTATAATTTCTACAATAAATTTTCAATTAAGATGTTAGTCAATCTTATTAAAAACACATATAAGATTATAAGAAGAACAAAAAGATATGATATTGAACAACTACCACAAATTGATAATTAA
- a CDS encoding nucleotide sugar dehydrogenase, with protein sequence MNYKQEIINKINQGNEVIGVIGLGYVGLPLAVGFAEAGVHVIGFDKNSQKVDMINHGENYIGDIRDAVLREVVIDTLTLTATTDFTRIKECDAVLICVPTPLDKFRKPDMSYIESACNDIGKNMKPGTFISLESTTYPTTTEDLMLPIIEKESGLKECIDFWLAYSPERVDPGNVNFHTKNTPKIIGAISEDGLEIGMKIYSKAIDTLHPVSSPRIAEMVKILENTYRLVNISLINELALLSGKMDINIWEVIDAAKTKPFGFQAFYPGPGIGGHCIPLDPFYLEHIAKKYDFDLSMIHAAGHINMRMPHYMYIKISTALNRHKKAVNGSKVLFLGVAYKPNINDERESPALEIMDTVKHKGGEVQYHDPHIDKVKTPHGHNFNSVELTAETLNSADVVVLTTNHSTFDVEFIQQHAKLIVDLRNMIKEGGENVYKL encoded by the coding sequence ATGAATTATAAACAAGAGATTATTAATAAAATTAACCAAGGCAATGAAGTAATAGGAGTTATAGGCCTTGGTTACGTAGGTCTGCCTCTAGCCGTAGGCTTTGCCGAAGCAGGAGTACATGTTATTGGATTCGATAAGAATTCACAGAAGGTTGATATGATTAACCATGGCGAGAATTACATTGGCGATATTAGAGATGCTGTACTTAGAGAGGTTGTTATAGACACTTTAACTTTAACTGCAACTACAGATTTCACAAGAATAAAGGAGTGCGATGCTGTATTAATATGTGTGCCTACTCCACTTGATAAGTTTCGTAAGCCCGATATGAGCTATATCGAAAGTGCTTGTAATGATATTGGCAAGAATATGAAACCTGGCACTTTTATCAGTTTAGAGAGTACCACATACCCAACTACAACTGAAGATTTGATGCTTCCAATTATCGAGAAGGAGTCCGGATTGAAAGAGTGTATAGATTTTTGGCTTGCCTATTCACCCGAGAGAGTGGACCCGGGTAATGTAAACTTTCACACAAAAAATACACCCAAGATTATTGGTGCGATTTCTGAGGATGGACTTGAAATTGGGATGAAGATATATTCAAAAGCAATTGATACACTTCACCCGGTGAGTTCGCCACGTATTGCCGAGATGGTAAAGATCCTGGAGAACACCTATCGTTTAGTGAACATCAGCCTTATCAATGAGCTCGCCTTACTTTCGGGTAAGATGGATATCAATATCTGGGAAGTGATAGATGCAGCCAAAACAAAGCCATTTGGATTTCAGGCTTTCTATCCCGGTCCCGGTATTGGAGGGCACTGTATTCCATTAGATCCCTTTTATTTGGAGCATATTGCTAAGAAGTACGACTTCGATTTGTCTATGATTCATGCGGCAGGACATATCAATATGCGTATGCCCCATTATATGTATATAAAGATATCAACAGCACTTAATCGTCATAAAAAGGCTGTAAACGGAAGTAAAGTACTTTTTTTGGGAGTAGCCTATAAACCAAATATTAACGACGAGAGAGAATCGCCCGCACTTGAGATTATGGATACTGTGAAACACAAAGGTGGGGAAGTACAGTATCACGATCCACATATAGATAAGGTAAAAACCCCACATGGGCATAACTTCAACTCTGTTGAACTTACAGCAGAAACTCTAAACTCTGCCGATGTTGTTGTACTCACTACAAACCACTCCACATTTGATGTTGAGTTTATTCAACAACACGCCAAGCTGATTGTTGATTTGAGGAATATGATAAAAGAGGGTGGGGAGAATGTTTATAAATTGTAG
- a CDS encoding IS3 family transposase, whose amino-acid sequence MERRDLVSRDDRLSLQSQCDLLEISKSGIYYLPKGESDENLEIMKKMDKYHHDHPTYGVLQMQDYLFALGFIVNHKRVSRLMRKARIIAQYPKRNLSKLGLAWYIYPYLLRNLNIDHPNQVWEIDITYIPMDKGFMYLTSIIDVYSRFIVGWGLHNSLHGENVLEVLEAAMQEHGVPEIINSDQGSQFTSPAWVNKLNELGISISMDGRGRATDNIYIERFWRTLKQDHVYPFPAENGTTLWKGIRGFMNHYNKEKTHQGVGRRTPESMFLLSA is encoded by the coding sequence ATGGAACGACGTGACCTAGTTTCGAGAGATGATCGTTTAAGCCTACAGAGCCAATGTGATCTGCTGGAAATCAGCAAATCCGGTATTTACTATTTGCCAAAAGGAGAAAGTGATGAGAATCTTGAGATTATGAAGAAAATGGATAAGTACCATCATGATCATCCTACTTACGGAGTTCTGCAAATGCAAGACTACCTGTTTGCACTGGGTTTTATAGTGAATCACAAGCGAGTGAGTCGACTCATGCGTAAGGCCCGAATAATAGCTCAATATCCAAAGCGGAATTTGAGTAAGTTGGGACTGGCCTGGTATATTTATCCATATCTGCTTCGTAATCTCAATATTGACCACCCAAACCAGGTCTGGGAGATTGACATAACGTATATACCCATGGACAAGGGCTTCATGTATTTAACGTCAATCATAGACGTGTACAGTCGTTTTATTGTTGGCTGGGGCCTTCATAACAGCCTGCATGGAGAAAACGTGCTTGAAGTACTTGAGGCAGCAATGCAAGAGCATGGTGTGCCTGAGATCATCAACTCAGATCAGGGAAGTCAGTTTACCAGCCCAGCATGGGTAAACAAGCTTAATGAACTTGGAATCAGCATCAGCATGGATGGCCGTGGCAGAGCAACGGACAACATCTATATCGAACGGTTTTGGAGGACATTGAAACAAGATCATGTTTATCCGTTCCCGGCGGAAAACGGTACCACTCTTTGGAAAGGGATCAGGGGGTTTATGAATCATTACAACAAGGAGAAAACCCACCAGGGAGTCGGAAGACGAACGCCGGAAAGTATGTTCCTGTTAAGCGCATGA
- a CDS encoding SDR family oxidoreductase: MKKVLVLGATGMAGHLITLYFKEKGYDATGFCRREVNEFNAIIGDALDTQSLKKAILDGNYDVIINCIGILNQDAENNKSIAVSLNSHLPHFIADITKDSSTKLIQMSTDCVFAGNTGPYFEDSLPDGAMFYDRSKALGEIDDNKNLTFRNSIIGPDWNENGIGLFHWFMKQQGVVNGFTGAIWTGVTTLTLAKAMEQSIEQDLTGLYNLVNNESISKYDLLLLFNKHFRNDSITVNAHDSLKLDKSLRKKRTDFNFIVPSYEQMIVEMKEWIDNHKEIYPSYYFNA; this comes from the coding sequence ATGAAAAAAGTATTAGTTTTAGGTGCCACTGGTATGGCTGGTCATTTAATCACTCTTTATTTTAAGGAAAAGGGTTATGATGCTACTGGTTTCTGTCGAAGAGAGGTGAATGAGTTTAATGCTATCATTGGTGATGCATTAGATACTCAGTCTCTTAAGAAAGCTATCTTAGATGGTAATTACGATGTAATTATAAACTGTATTGGTATATTAAACCAGGATGCAGAGAATAATAAGTCGATTGCTGTTTCATTAAATAGTCACTTACCTCATTTCATTGCGGATATAACTAAAGATAGTTCAACAAAGTTGATACAGATGAGTACCGATTGCGTATTTGCAGGTAATACAGGACCCTATTTTGAGGACAGCTTACCTGATGGTGCTATGTTTTATGACAGGTCTAAAGCTTTGGGAGAAATTGATGACAATAAAAACTTAACTTTTAGAAATTCAATTATTGGACCTGATTGGAATGAAAATGGAATAGGCCTTTTTCATTGGTTTATGAAGCAACAAGGAGTTGTTAATGGATTCACTGGTGCAATTTGGACAGGAGTAACAACTCTCACTTTAGCTAAAGCTATGGAACAGTCTATAGAACAAGATTTAACAGGACTGTATAATTTGGTAAATAACGAAAGTATAAGCAAATATGATTTACTTTTGTTATTTAATAAACACTTCAGGAATGATTCTATTACAGTAAATGCTCACGATTCATTAAAATTGGATAAATCATTAAGGAAAAAGAGAACGGATTTCAATTTCATAGTGCCATCTTACGAGCAAATGATTGTAGAAATGAAAGAATGGATTGATAATCATAAAGAAATTTACCCTTCATATTACTTTAACGCTTAA
- a CDS encoding transposase, giving the protein MNKSRRKHSAAFKGEAALAAIKERETLSELSARYGINPTVISTWKNVFLKRSEELFSKHGPKSEADFEKERQELYAKIGELKMQRDWLQKNRSSWAWNNGTT; this is encoded by the coding sequence ATGAACAAGTCAAGAAGAAAACATTCAGCGGCCTTCAAGGGAGAGGCTGCATTAGCAGCCATCAAAGAACGGGAGACCCTATCTGAATTAAGTGCCCGTTATGGTATTAACCCCACTGTGATATCCACATGGAAAAATGTGTTTTTGAAACGTTCAGAAGAGTTATTCTCGAAGCATGGCCCCAAGAGTGAAGCTGACTTTGAGAAAGAGCGACAGGAGCTATATGCGAAAATAGGAGAACTGAAGATGCAGCGAGACTGGTTACAAAAAAATCGAAGCAGTTGGGCTTGGAATAATGGAACGACGTGA